A window of the Vibrio ostreae genome harbors these coding sequences:
- the ureA gene encoding urease subunit gamma: protein MELSPRDKDKLLLFTAALVAERRLARGIKLNYPEAAAYISAAIMEGARDGKTVAQLMSEGRHLLSKNDVMDGIAELLDEVQVEATFPDGTKLVTVHNPIQ from the coding sequence ATGGAACTGTCACCCAGAGATAAGGATAAATTGCTGCTGTTTACCGCGGCGCTGGTGGCTGAGCGTCGTCTGGCGCGCGGCATCAAACTCAATTATCCCGAAGCGGCGGCCTATATTTCCGCTGCGATTATGGAAGGTGCGCGTGATGGTAAAACCGTGGCGCAACTGATGAGCGAAGGGCGTCATCTGCTGAGTAAAAATGATGTGATGGATGGTATCGCCGAGCTGCTGGATGAAGTGCAGGTTGAGGCTACGTTTCCGGACGGAACCAAG
- the urtC gene encoding urea ABC transporter permease subunit UrtC produces MLQPKLFDRSTQTFLLVLVVAVALIPLLNLATGADSALHVSTYTLTLMGKYLTYALLAVAVDLVWGYLGILSLGHAAFFALGGYAMGMYLMRQVGDRGVYGNPELPDFMVFLNWQELPWFWHGFDQFWFAALMIVLVPGALAFVFGWLAFRSRVTGVYLSIITQALTYALMLAFFRNEMGFGGNNGLTDFKDILGFDLQSDATRVGLFVASGIALGLGYLACRMIVVSRLGRVAMAVRDAESRTRFTGYKVEYFKLAIFCFSAMLAGIAGALYVPQVGIINPSEFSPLNSIELVVWVALGGRATLYGAVVGALAVNYAKSYFTAVLPEVWLFSLGAMFVLVTLFLPRGVVGLINLKEKQA; encoded by the coding sequence ATGTTACAACCCAAATTGTTTGACCGTTCAACCCAGACGTTTCTTCTGGTGCTGGTGGTGGCGGTGGCACTGATTCCGCTGCTTAATCTGGCCACTGGCGCAGACAGTGCGCTGCATGTTTCGACCTATACCCTGACCCTGATGGGCAAATATCTGACTTATGCCCTGCTGGCGGTGGCGGTCGATCTGGTGTGGGGATATCTCGGTATTCTCAGCCTTGGTCATGCCGCGTTTTTTGCTCTCGGCGGTTATGCGATGGGCATGTATCTGATGCGTCAGGTCGGCGATCGCGGCGTATACGGCAACCCGGAACTGCCGGATTTTATGGTATTCCTCAACTGGCAGGAGCTGCCGTGGTTCTGGCACGGGTTTGACCAGTTCTGGTTTGCTGCACTGATGATTGTGCTGGTTCCGGGCGCACTGGCGTTTGTGTTCGGCTGGCTGGCGTTCCGTTCCCGGGTGACCGGTGTGTATCTGTCGATTATTACCCAGGCGCTGACTTATGCGCTGATGCTGGCGTTTTTCCGCAACGAAATGGGCTTTGGCGGCAATAACGGTCTGACCGATTTTAAAGATATCCTCGGATTTGACCTGCAGTCGGATGCAACCCGGGTCGGCTTATTTGTCGCCTCCGGTATCGCGCTCGGACTGGGGTATCTGGCGTGCCGGATGATTGTGGTCAGCCGTCTTGGCCGGGTGGCTATGGCGGTAAGGGATGCTGAATCACGTACCCGTTTTACCGGCTATAAAGTGGAATATTTCAAGCTGGCGATTTTCTGTTTCTCCGCCATGCTGGCCGGGATTGCCGGTGCACTGTATGTGCCGCAGGTCGGCATCATCAACCCTTCAGAATTCTCGCCGCTTAACTCGATTGAACTGGTGGTGTGGGTGGCACTCGGAGGCCGCGCCACGTTGTATGGTGCCGTGGTCGGTGCTCTGGCGGTTAACTATGCCAAAAGCTATTTCACCGCAGTCCTGCCGGAAGTGTGGCTGTTCAGTCTCGGTGCTATGTTCGTGCTGGTGACACTGTTTCTGCCGCGTGGCGTGGTTGGGTTGATCAATCTGAAGGAGAAACAGGCATGA
- the urtE gene encoding urea ABC transporter ATP-binding subunit UrtE — protein sequence MLQVKGLNQFYGQSHTLWDLDLDVTEGQCTCLMGRNGVGKTTLLQSIMGLLPVKSGQIDYLGQNIVPLAAEKRAPLGIGYVPQGRQIFPLLTVEENLRIGLPVRADRAKQVPEFIYELFPVLKEMLHRRGGDLSGGQQQQLAIGRALVINPKLLILDEPTEGIQPNVVAEIGDIIRRLNQDIGLTVLLVEQKLPFARKVADRFCILDRGRQVASGEMAALDDKLVKQYLTV from the coding sequence ATGTTACAGGTTAAAGGACTCAACCAGTTTTACGGCCAGAGCCATACGCTGTGGGATCTCGATCTTGATGTGACAGAAGGGCAGTGCACTTGCCTGATGGGGCGCAACGGCGTGGGCAAAACCACCCTGCTGCAGAGCATCATGGGCCTGCTGCCGGTCAAAAGCGGTCAGATTGACTATCTCGGTCAGAATATTGTCCCGCTGGCGGCGGAAAAGCGCGCGCCGCTCGGTATTGGCTATGTGCCGCAGGGACGGCAGATATTTCCGCTGCTGACAGTGGAAGAGAACCTGCGCATCGGGCTGCCGGTGCGCGCTGACCGCGCCAAACAGGTGCCGGAATTTATCTATGAACTGTTTCCGGTGCTGAAAGAGATGTTACACCGTCGCGGCGGCGATTTATCCGGTGGTCAGCAACAGCAGCTGGCGATTGGCCGGGCGCTGGTGATTAATCCCAAGCTGCTGATCCTCGATGAGCCGACCGAGGGTATTCAGCCCAATGTGGTGGCGGAAATCGGTGACATTATCCGCCGCCTCAATCAGGACATCGGCCTGACGGTGTTGCTGGTGGAACAGAAACTGCCGTTTGCGCGCAAAGTGGCGGACCGGTTCTGTATTCTCGATCGTGGCCGTCAGGTGGCAAGCGGTGAGATGGCCGCGCTTGATGACAAGCTGGTCAAACAGTACCTGACGGTGTAG
- the urtA gene encoding urea ABC transporter substrate-binding protein, translating into MQALAEETIKVGILHSLSGTMAISETTLKDTMLMLIDEQNKQGGLLGKKLEPVVVDPASNWPLFAEKARELISKDKVSAVFGCWTSVSRKSVLPVFEELNSLLFYPVQYEGEESSKNVFYTGAAPNQQAIPAVDYLMDQGVQRWVLAGTDYVYPRTTNKILEAYLKSKGVAAADIMINYTPFGHSDWQSIVSDIKKFGAAGKKTAVVSTINGDANVPFYKELANQGVKAEDIPVVAFSVGEEELSGMDTKPLVGHLAAWNYFMSVESDANDEFIEEWHKFVKDDERVTNDPMEAHYIGFKMWVEAVKKAGTTDPSAVEDAMIGITVPNLSGGYSAMMPNHHITKPVLIGEIQDDGQFQTVWKTSGLVAGDAWSDYLPGSKDLISDWRQPLSCGNYNVKTGKCSGQNF; encoded by the coding sequence GCTGATTGATGAACAGAACAAACAGGGCGGCTTATTGGGTAAAAAGCTGGAGCCTGTGGTCGTCGACCCGGCGTCTAACTGGCCGTTATTTGCCGAAAAGGCGCGCGAACTGATATCAAAAGATAAGGTCTCTGCGGTGTTTGGTTGCTGGACTTCGGTCTCGCGCAAATCTGTTCTGCCAGTGTTTGAAGAGCTCAACAGTCTGCTGTTTTATCCGGTTCAGTATGAGGGTGAAGAGTCATCGAAAAACGTGTTCTATACTGGCGCGGCGCCAAATCAGCAGGCGATACCTGCGGTGGATTACCTGATGGATCAGGGCGTACAACGCTGGGTACTGGCGGGGACTGACTACGTCTACCCGCGTACCACCAACAAAATTCTCGAAGCCTACCTGAAATCCAAAGGTGTCGCTGCAGCGGACATCATGATCAACTACACCCCGTTTGGCCACTCTGACTGGCAGTCGATCGTCTCGGATATTAAGAAATTTGGTGCAGCCGGTAAGAAAACCGCCGTGGTATCGACCATCAATGGCGACGCGAATGTCCCGTTCTACAAAGAACTGGCTAATCAGGGTGTGAAAGCGGAAGACATTCCTGTGGTGGCGTTTTCTGTCGGCGAAGAAGAGCTGTCCGGTATGGATACCAAACCACTGGTTGGCCACCTGGCTGCCTGGAACTATTTCATGAGTGTTGAGTCGGACGCCAACGACGAGTTCATCGAAGAGTGGCACAAGTTTGTGAAAGACGACGAGCGCGTCACCAATGACCCGATGGAAGCGCACTATATCGGTTTCAAAATGTGGGTCGAAGCGGTTAAGAAAGCTGGCACCACGGATCCCTCTGCAGTCGAGGATGCCATGATTGGTATCACGGTGCCGAACCTGTCTGGTGGTTACTCGGCGATGATGCCGAATCACCACATCACCAAACCGGTCCTGATTGGCGAGATCCAGGATGACGGTCAGTTCCAGACGGTATGGAAAACGTCCGGACTGGTGGCCGGCGATGCGTGGTCTGATTACCTGCCGGGCTCTAAAGACCTGATCTCGGACTGGCGTCAGCCGCTGTCGTGCGGCAACTACAACGTCAAGACCGGCAAATGCTCGGGTCAGAATTTCTGA
- the urtD gene encoding urea ABC transporter ATP-binding protein UrtD, translating to MSVLNFARQLTDREHVYDFMLPSVNPMLNVDKGVLLYLEGISVSFDGFKAINDLNLYIKQGELRCIIGPNGAGKTTMMDIITGKTRPDCGSAWFGQNINLLTMSEPEIAQAGIGRKFQKPTVFEFQSVFHNLELAMAGDKTVWSTLTARLSSSQIDFIDHVLGQIGLTEQRFQLAGALSHGQKQWLEIGMLLMQNPKLLLVDEPVAGMTHQEMDKTGELLTSLAGERTVILVEHDMDFVRSLARQVTVLHQGSVLAEGSMEQVQANPQVVEVYLGE from the coding sequence ATGAGTGTACTCAATTTCGCCCGACAATTGACCGACCGTGAGCACGTCTACGACTTTATGCTGCCGAGCGTTAACCCGATGCTCAATGTGGATAAAGGGGTATTGCTCTATCTGGAAGGCATCAGCGTCAGCTTTGATGGTTTTAAAGCAATCAATGATCTCAATCTGTACATCAAACAGGGTGAACTGCGCTGCATCATCGGCCCTAACGGGGCGGGTAAAACCACCATGATGGACATCATCACCGGCAAGACTCGACCGGATTGCGGCAGCGCCTGGTTCGGCCAGAACATCAACCTGCTGACCATGAGTGAGCCTGAAATCGCTCAGGCCGGCATCGGACGTAAGTTTCAGAAACCGACAGTGTTCGAGTTCCAGAGCGTGTTCCACAATCTGGAACTGGCGATGGCGGGCGACAAAACCGTGTGGTCGACCCTGACCGCGCGTCTGAGCAGCAGCCAGATTGATTTTATTGATCACGTGCTGGGCCAGATTGGTCTGACTGAGCAACGTTTTCAGCTGGCGGGTGCCTTGTCGCACGGACAGAAACAGTGGCTGGAGATCGGCATGTTACTGATGCAAAACCCCAAGTTACTGCTGGTGGATGAACCGGTGGCGGGCATGACGCATCAGGAGATGGATAAAACCGGTGAACTGCTGACCTCGCTGGCGGGTGAACGAACGGTGATCCTGGTTGAACATGATATGGATTTTGTCCGTTCACTGGCACGGCAAGTGACCGTGTTGCATCAGGGCAGCGTGCTGGCGGAAGGCAGTATGGAGCAAGTTCAGGCCAACCCGCAGGTGGTTGAAGTCTATTTGGGAGAATAA
- a CDS encoding urease accessory protein UreD: MGELSFLNLSQQAERHWPAYLALGFDRTEGQTRLRHMEFRGPLRVQRPFYPEQGLCHVYLLHPPGGLVSGDDLTIQIRCQPDSEALLTTPSAGKIYRADSQGVVQKQLVEIEVEQACCEWLPMETIVFDGAHGKLETTVNLLGDARFIGMDVFCLGRPKSQLPFVSGSIEQRFAVYHQGRPLLLERQYLAADDPLLQASSGYAGHLVSGMLVAFGLKDVDAVLERLREAFPAGANATLSITYRLDVLVVRYLGDCSEQAQQQLRRCWQLIRPALLGREACIPRIWNT, translated from the coding sequence ATGGGCGAACTCTCTTTTCTCAATTTATCCCAGCAGGCCGAGCGTCACTGGCCGGCCTATCTTGCCCTAGGTTTTGACCGGACGGAGGGCCAGACCCGGCTGCGCCATATGGAATTTCGCGGTCCGCTGCGGGTACAGCGGCCATTTTATCCCGAACAGGGGTTGTGTCATGTTTACCTGCTGCACCCTCCGGGCGGGCTGGTATCTGGCGATGATCTGACGATTCAGATCCGCTGTCAGCCTGACAGTGAAGCGCTGCTGACCACTCCGTCGGCCGGTAAGATTTACCGGGCTGACAGTCAGGGCGTGGTGCAAAAGCAGCTGGTCGAAATCGAGGTGGAACAGGCTTGCTGTGAGTGGCTGCCGATGGAAACCATCGTGTTTGACGGTGCGCACGGCAAACTGGAGACCACGGTCAACCTGCTTGGCGATGCTCGTTTTATCGGCATGGATGTGTTTTGTCTTGGCCGGCCGAAAAGTCAGTTGCCGTTTGTCTCCGGCAGTATCGAGCAGCGCTTTGCGGTGTATCACCAGGGGCGGCCTTTGTTGCTTGAGCGTCAGTATCTGGCCGCCGATGACCCACTGCTGCAGGCCAGCAGCGGTTACGCCGGTCATCTGGTCTCCGGCATGCTGGTGGCTTTCGGGCTCAAGGATGTTGATGCCGTACTCGAACGGTTGCGAGAGGCGTTTCCGGCCGGCGCCAACGCGACATTAAGTATCACCTACCGGCTCGATGTGCTGGTGGTGCGTTATCTCGGTGACTGCAGCGAACAGGCCCAGCAGCAGCTCAGACGCTGCTGGCAGCTGATCCGCCCGGCCCTGCTCGGGCGCGAGGCCTGCATTCCCCGTATCTGGAATACCTGA